A region of Mycolicibacterium brumae DNA encodes the following proteins:
- a CDS encoding CYTH domain-containing protein translates to MSESGYGDFEFERKFFVDELPAVAASDPSPTLIVQAYLFGADGYAVRIRVQGAAPVDLAAQAGELVDALGDDAVGTMTVKGPAVGGTRYEAERELDAQIAGQIIRRAVHVVVKARYSVWLGEDGWVLDRFLGGNAPLVLAEVERGGPVVDLEIPAFCVSEVSEDDRFRNEYLAHHPYGSWAAQYHRDLQRRGPVFVDTLGCNRFADR, encoded by the coding sequence ATGTCCGAATCCGGTTACGGCGATTTCGAATTCGAGCGGAAGTTTTTCGTCGACGAACTGCCCGCGGTGGCGGCGTCGGACCCGTCGCCGACCCTGATCGTCCAGGCCTATCTGTTCGGCGCCGACGGCTACGCCGTCCGCATCCGTGTTCAGGGCGCCGCGCCGGTCGATCTGGCCGCGCAGGCGGGGGAGTTGGTCGACGCCCTGGGCGACGACGCCGTCGGGACCATGACGGTCAAGGGTCCGGCGGTCGGCGGCACCCGGTATGAGGCCGAGCGTGAGCTCGACGCGCAGATCGCGGGCCAGATCATTCGCCGCGCCGTCCACGTTGTGGTCAAGGCCCGGTATTCGGTGTGGCTGGGCGAGGACGGCTGGGTTCTCGACCGGTTCCTCGGCGGCAATGCGCCGCTGGTGCTGGCCGAGGTCGAGCGTGGCGGCCCGGTCGTCGATCTGGAGATCCCCGCCTTCTGCGTCAGCGAGGTGTCCGAGGACGACCGCTTCCGCAACGAATACCTGGCGCATCACCCGTACGGCTCATGGGCCGCGCAGTACCATCGCGATCTTCAGCGGCGCGGCCCGGTGTTCGTCGACACCCTGGGCTGCAACCGATTCGCCGATCGTTGA
- a CDS encoding type II toxin-antitoxin system VapC family toxin, with translation MIVLDASVLIGHFESADAHHNRATRLMATHAGQNFAASVVTIAELYVGATRAGQAEQLSRLLRRLNVVSLELPADAARRLGELRCQTRLKMPDCAVLFAAESRGAELATFDRILAARAREIGVTVTDAQD, from the coding sequence GTGATCGTCCTTGATGCGAGCGTTCTGATCGGACACTTCGAATCCGCGGACGCGCATCACAACCGTGCTACTCGGCTGATGGCGACACACGCAGGCCAGAATTTCGCGGCCAGCGTCGTGACGATCGCCGAATTGTATGTCGGGGCCACGCGCGCCGGACAAGCCGAACAGCTGTCCCGGCTACTGCGCAGATTGAACGTCGTCAGCCTCGAACTCCCCGCCGACGCGGCGCGGCGGCTCGGCGAACTTCGATGCCAAACCCGGTTGAAGATGCCGGACTGCGCCGTGCTGTTCGCTGCGGAATCCCGGGGCGCCGAACTGGCCACCTTCGACCGGATCCTCGCCGCACGGGCGCGGGAGATCGGGGTGACCGTCACCGACGCGCAGGACTGA
- a CDS encoding RND family transporter has product MPDAPAATHATPDTHRGIARFLRRYAVLVVAAWIALIAVVSSTVPTLEEVGDMRSVSMSPENAPSMIAIKRIGEVFDEFKSDSSAMIVLERDTPLGDVDHIFYDGMVDQLEADTRHVEHVQDFWGDSITEAGAQSDDGHAAYVAVYLAGNMGEALANESVQAVQSLVDGMEKPEGLKVYVTGATALASDQQVHSTESLKRIEMAVFIVIITMLLWTYRSIPTMLVMLSIVVLLLLASRGSVAFLGYHDLIGLSPFATQLLVTLAVAASTDYAIFFIGRYQEARSKGMSKEDSYYDMYHGTAHVVLGSGMTIASALFCLHFTNLPYFQTLGIPIAVGMTVAVMAALTLGPAIISIATRFGKLLEPKRAMRIREWRRIGALVVRWPVPVLLATIALSLIGLLTLPGYKTNYNDRNYLPDTLPASEGFAAADRHFSPAKMNPELLLIELDHDIRNSADFLVIDKVAKTIFRVPGVGSVQAITRPDGKPIDFTTIPAMISRNGVIQDMNRPYTDKMMDNMLAMANDMDITISTMEQMVSVMGQSTEVMTSMVTKMRGMIGDVKQMRDSISDFEDFLRPVRNYLHWEKHCYNIPVCQSIRSIFNALDMFDPLVDNFDDMLSDMDRMVVLLPELLALMPEQIASMRSQKEMMLTQYQVQKGIADQGKAMSENQTAMGEAFNEANNDDTFFVPPEIFDNADFKRGMESFISPDGHAVRFIISHDADPLTTDGIKNIDAIKAAARESVKGTPWEGAKIYLGGTASAFKDMQTGNNYDLIIVGISALTLIFIIMLLITKSLVAATVIVGTVLVSLGSSFGLSVLLWQHIIGIELHFMVMAMAVIVLLAVGADYNLLLVARMKEEIPAGLNTGIIRAMGGSGTVVTSAGLVFAFTMISMSVSAMIVVAQIGTTIGLGLLFDTLVIRSFMTPAIAAWLGKWFWWPQHVRQRPVPSPWPKPLATAGTSASE; this is encoded by the coding sequence GTGCCGGATGCACCCGCGGCCACCCACGCCACCCCGGACACGCATCGCGGCATCGCGCGATTCCTGCGCCGGTACGCCGTGCTGGTCGTCGCCGCCTGGATCGCCCTGATCGCGGTGGTGAGCAGCACCGTGCCGACGCTGGAAGAAGTCGGCGACATGCGATCGGTGTCGATGAGCCCGGAAAACGCGCCGTCGATGATCGCGATCAAGCGCATCGGCGAGGTGTTCGACGAGTTCAAATCCGACTCCTCGGCGATGATCGTGCTGGAGCGCGACACCCCGCTGGGCGATGTGGACCACATCTTCTACGACGGCATGGTCGACCAGCTGGAGGCCGACACCCGCCACGTCGAGCATGTGCAGGACTTCTGGGGCGACAGCATCACCGAGGCCGGCGCACAGAGCGACGACGGCCACGCCGCCTACGTCGCGGTGTACCTGGCCGGCAATATGGGCGAGGCGCTGGCCAACGAATCGGTTCAGGCCGTGCAGAGCCTCGTCGACGGCATGGAGAAACCGGAGGGCCTGAAGGTCTACGTCACCGGCGCGACGGCGCTGGCGTCCGACCAGCAGGTGCACAGCACCGAGAGCCTCAAGCGCATCGAGATGGCGGTGTTCATCGTCATCATCACCATGCTGCTGTGGACCTACCGGTCCATCCCGACCATGCTGGTGATGCTGTCCATCGTGGTGCTGCTGCTGTTGGCGTCCCGAGGGTCGGTGGCGTTCCTCGGCTATCACGATCTGATCGGGCTGTCCCCGTTCGCCACCCAGCTGTTGGTGACCTTGGCCGTCGCGGCGTCGACCGACTACGCGATCTTCTTCATCGGCCGATATCAGGAGGCCCGGTCCAAGGGGATGTCCAAAGAGGACTCCTACTACGACATGTACCACGGCACCGCGCACGTGGTGCTCGGCTCGGGTATGACCATCGCCAGCGCGCTGTTCTGCCTGCACTTCACGAACCTGCCGTACTTCCAGACCCTCGGCATCCCGATCGCGGTCGGCATGACGGTGGCGGTGATGGCGGCGTTGACGCTGGGTCCGGCGATCATCAGCATCGCAACCCGGTTCGGCAAACTGCTGGAGCCCAAGCGGGCCATGCGAATCCGGGAATGGCGCCGGATCGGCGCACTGGTGGTGCGCTGGCCGGTGCCGGTGCTGCTGGCGACGATCGCGCTGTCGCTGATCGGCCTGCTGACGCTGCCCGGCTACAAGACCAACTACAACGACCGCAACTACCTGCCGGACACGCTGCCGGCCAGCGAGGGCTTCGCGGCGGCCGACCGACATTTCTCGCCGGCGAAGATGAACCCCGAGCTGCTGCTCATCGAACTCGACCACGACATCCGCAACTCGGCGGACTTCCTGGTCATCGACAAGGTCGCCAAGACCATTTTCCGGGTGCCCGGCGTCGGCAGCGTGCAGGCCATCACCCGGCCCGACGGCAAGCCGATCGACTTCACCACCATCCCGGCGATGATCAGCCGCAATGGCGTGATTCAGGACATGAACCGTCCGTACACGGACAAGATGATGGACAACATGTTGGCCATGGCCAATGACATGGACATCACCATCTCGACCATGGAGCAGATGGTCTCGGTGATGGGCCAGTCCACCGAGGTGATGACCTCGATGGTCACCAAGATGCGCGGCATGATCGGCGACGTGAAGCAGATGCGCGACAGCATCTCCGATTTCGAGGATTTCCTGCGCCCGGTCCGCAACTACCTGCACTGGGAAAAGCACTGCTACAACATCCCGGTGTGCCAGTCGATCCGGTCGATCTTCAACGCGCTGGACATGTTCGACCCGCTGGTCGACAACTTCGACGACATGCTCTCCGATATGGACCGCATGGTGGTCCTCCTGCCGGAACTGCTGGCCCTGATGCCGGAGCAGATCGCGTCGATGCGGTCGCAAAAAGAGATGATGCTGACCCAGTACCAGGTGCAGAAGGGCATCGCCGACCAGGGCAAGGCCATGTCGGAGAACCAGACGGCCATGGGTGAGGCGTTCAACGAGGCCAATAACGACGACACCTTCTTCGTGCCGCCGGAAATTTTCGACAACGCCGACTTCAAGCGCGGGATGGAGAGCTTCATCTCCCCCGACGGACACGCGGTGCGGTTCATCATCTCCCACGACGCGGACCCGCTGACCACCGACGGCATCAAGAACATCGACGCGATCAAGGCCGCCGCCCGCGAGTCGGTGAAGGGCACCCCGTGGGAGGGCGCGAAGATCTACCTGGGTGGCACCGCGTCGGCGTTCAAGGACATGCAGACCGGCAACAATTACGACCTGATCATCGTGGGCATCTCCGCGTTGACCCTGATCTTCATCATCATGCTGCTGATCACCAAGAGCCTGGTCGCCGCGACGGTGATCGTGGGCACCGTGCTGGTGTCCCTCGGGTCATCGTTCGGTCTGTCGGTTCTGTTGTGGCAGCACATCATCGGCATCGAATTGCACTTCATGGTGATGGCGATGGCGGTGATCGTGCTACTGGCCGTCGGCGCGGACTACAACCTGCTGCTGGTCGCGCGGATGAAGGAAGAGATACCGGCCGGGCTCAACACCGGCATCATCCGGGCCATGGGCGGCTCCGGAACGGTGGTCACCTCCGCGGGTCTGGTGTTCGCGTTCACCATGATCTCGATGTCGGTCAGCGCGATGATCGTGGTGGCCCAGATCGGCACCACCATCGGCCTCGGGCTGCTGTTCGACACCCTGGTCATCCGCTCCTTCATGACCCCGGCGATCGCCGCCTGGCTCGGCAAGTGGTTCTGGTGGCCGCAGCACGTGCGGCAGCGCCCGGTCCCCTCGCCGTGGCCGAAGCCGCTGGCGACCGCCGGAACCTCGGCCTCCGAGTAA
- a CDS encoding cold-shock protein, which translates to MAQGTVKWFNGEKGFGFIAPDGGAADVFVHYSEIQGSGFRTLEENARVQFEVEQGAKGPQAVGVSTI; encoded by the coding sequence ATGGCACAGGGCACTGTGAAATGGTTCAACGGCGAAAAGGGCTTCGGCTTCATCGCCCCGGATGGCGGCGCTGCTGACGTCTTCGTCCACTACTCCGAGATCCAGGGCAGCGGTTTCCGCACGCTCGAGGAGAACGCTCGGGTTCAGTTCGAGGTCGAGCAGGGCGCGAAAGGCCCGCAGGCAGTGGGCGTTTCGACCATCTAG
- a CDS encoding metallopeptidase TldD-related protein, with translation MIAAQQAAELVLAEAARAGGADETMVLVTDTATAALRWAGNTMTTNGVTTSRQTTVVSIVRDGAVARVGSLSSAEVDPDAIAAIVAASQAAARSAPPARDNVALITATDADPDWDEPAPGTGAAVFAPVAAGLSRGFAGPDTLYGFAHHVVETTWLATSTGVRRRHSQPTGSVEINAKHDRASAWAGVSTRDFTDVPTEAMLADLSMRLGWARRTVELPAGRYETIMPPSTVADMMIYLNWSMDGRGAQEGRTALSAPGGGTRVGEKLTDLGLTMYSDPAAPGLECEPFVAVGSSSETSSVFDNGMSIPRVDWIRDGTIATLSYPRAAAAEFGAPVAVPASNLLMTGGTGELADLVAGTERGLLLTTLWYIREVDPTALLLTGLTRDGVYLIEDGEITAAVNNFRFNESPLDLLRRATEAGQTEITLPREWGDWFNRAAMPSLRIPDFHMSSVSQAQ, from the coding sequence GTGATCGCTGCGCAGCAGGCCGCCGAGCTGGTGCTGGCCGAAGCGGCCCGCGCCGGCGGCGCCGACGAAACCATGGTGCTGGTCACCGACACCGCGACCGCCGCCCTGCGCTGGGCCGGCAACACCATGACCACCAACGGCGTGACGACGTCCCGGCAGACCACCGTCGTCTCCATCGTCCGCGATGGCGCGGTGGCCCGTGTCGGCTCGCTGTCCTCGGCGGAGGTCGACCCGGACGCCATCGCCGCGATCGTCGCCGCCTCCCAAGCCGCGGCCCGCTCCGCCCCGCCGGCCCGCGACAACGTCGCGCTGATCACCGCGACCGACGCCGATCCGGACTGGGATGAGCCGGCCCCGGGCACCGGCGCCGCGGTGTTCGCGCCGGTGGCCGCGGGGCTGTCCCGCGGATTCGCCGGCCCGGACACCCTGTACGGGTTCGCCCACCACGTGGTGGAGACCACCTGGCTGGCCACCTCCACGGGCGTTCGGCGCCGCCACAGCCAACCCACCGGATCGGTGGAGATCAACGCCAAACACGATCGCGCCAGCGCCTGGGCCGGGGTCAGCACCCGCGACTTCACCGACGTGCCCACCGAGGCGATGCTGGCCGATCTGTCCATGCGTCTGGGGTGGGCGCGGCGCACCGTGGAACTGCCCGCCGGGCGCTACGAGACGATCATGCCGCCCTCGACGGTGGCCGACATGATGATCTACCTGAACTGGAGCATGGACGGCCGCGGGGCGCAGGAGGGCCGCACCGCGCTGTCGGCGCCCGGCGGCGGGACGCGGGTGGGGGAGAAGCTCACCGATCTGGGCCTGACCATGTACTCCGACCCGGCCGCGCCCGGGCTGGAATGCGAGCCGTTCGTGGCCGTCGGCAGTTCCTCGGAGACCTCGTCGGTGTTCGACAACGGGATGAGCATTCCCCGGGTGGACTGGATCCGGGACGGGACCATCGCGACGCTGTCCTACCCGCGGGCGGCGGCCGCCGAATTCGGCGCGCCGGTGGCCGTGCCGGCGTCGAACCTGCTGATGACCGGCGGGACCGGGGAACTGGCGGACCTGGTGGCCGGCACCGAGCGCGGCCTGTTGCTGACGACGCTCTGGTACATCCGGGAAGTCGACCCCACCGCGCTGCTGCTGACCGGATTGACCCGCGACGGGGTGTACCTGATCGAGGACGGCGAGATCACCGCGGCGGTCAACAACTTCCGGTTCAACGAATCGCCGCTGGACCTGCTGCGCCGCGCCACCGAGGCCGGCCAGACCGAGATCACCCTGCCGCGGGAATGGGGGGACTGGTTCAACCGGGCCGCCATGCCGTCACTGCGGATCCCGGACTTCCACATGTCCTCGGTCAGCCAGGCGCAATAG
- a CDS encoding gamma-glutamyl-gamma-aminobutyrate hydrolase family protein: MRAALFHLRTERPEAREFQDVLDELNRGALRAATLLGWQTRLFASAEAPVQASLDAAADADVVVLLGGEDIDPQRYGGAADYPGGGGHEPDADAAHLAVIEQALARRQPLLGVCRGLQVVNVALGGTLIQDLGPDSAHRSAAGAGMARFTTARVNADGLPEAAGAGPVYCSHHQAVDRLGSGLQVVARAPDGVVEAVVHTRAPITGVQWHPEHPAVAETQLTRLLRRLEAQHRNT; the protein is encoded by the coding sequence GTGCGCGCGGCACTGTTCCATCTCCGCACCGAGCGACCCGAGGCGCGCGAGTTCCAGGACGTGCTCGACGAGCTGAACCGGGGCGCCCTGCGCGCGGCCACGCTCCTGGGTTGGCAGACCCGGCTTTTCGCCAGCGCCGAAGCGCCGGTCCAGGCCTCCCTGGACGCCGCCGCCGACGCCGACGTGGTGGTGCTCCTCGGCGGCGAGGACATCGACCCGCAGCGATACGGCGGCGCCGCGGACTACCCGGGCGGCGGCGGGCACGAGCCCGACGCGGACGCTGCGCACCTCGCCGTCATCGAACAGGCGCTGGCCCGCCGTCAGCCGCTGCTCGGCGTCTGCCGCGGATTGCAGGTCGTCAATGTCGCGCTCGGCGGGACCCTCATCCAGGATCTCGGGCCCGACAGCGCCCACCGCAGCGCCGCGGGCGCCGGGATGGCCCGCTTCACCACCGCCCGGGTGAACGCCGACGGGCTGCCGGAGGCGGCGGGCGCCGGACCGGTGTACTGCTCGCACCACCAGGCCGTCGACCGGCTGGGGTCCGGCCTGCAGGTCGTGGCCCGGGCCCCCGACGGGGTGGTCGAGGCCGTCGTGCACACCCGCGCCCCGATCACCGGCGTGCAGTGGCACCCGGAGCACCCGGCGGTGGCCGAAACGCAGCTGACGCGGTTGCTGCGGCGTCTGGAAGCACAGCACCGCAACACGTAA
- a CDS encoding SLC13 family permease: MAILAAVIVIATLVAMASNKVPPVLALICGLATAGLVGIATPSELFSGLSNGGVLTVAAMLVIAKGVLHTGVISRITYRLLNGVDSSLHALTRLIPPVGFISALINTTPIVAMLIPATRELEQQSGVPARSVLLPIAHATTLAGSATLIGTSSNLLIAGLAAPAGVQLSMFSFVPIAVPVALVGWVVLLITARPMLRGEPRAREREMSWRAEIPIAPGANAVGRTAAELGVYATPEFELVDLQRWGKHTAPDSILEEDDVLVYRATESGVRMLWASPRFGQSPQDLYMVSISTDENATIRDLEEGEDVQVVAAETEKLLRDTAARPGEMCMVTAKSAEVLNEHPLVGLWQKVAGKAPETRKTWIALGVLLSVIISGSLGLAPIELIAATGATLMVVTGVLTPRSAVRALNWNILAIIAGSVGLGVIVVNSGLGNYISDALLAAGGGSVVLQVAAIAISTALLTNFVTNAAAAAILTPMALVVADTMGMDPVGLLTLIGTCISFTFLNPYSHQSNLMVMKPGRYTNATFFKFGLPLITACLAAAIGMGVLLLA; the protein is encoded by the coding sequence ATGGCGATTCTGGCGGCGGTGATTGTCATCGCCACCTTGGTGGCCATGGCGAGCAATAAGGTGCCGCCGGTGTTGGCGCTGATCTGCGGGTTGGCGACCGCCGGGCTGGTCGGCATCGCGACCCCGTCGGAGTTGTTCAGCGGGTTGTCCAACGGCGGCGTGCTGACCGTCGCGGCGATGCTGGTGATCGCCAAGGGGGTGTTGCACACCGGTGTCATCTCCCGGATCACCTATCGGCTGCTCAACGGGGTGGACAGTTCGCTGCACGCGCTGACGCGGTTGATCCCGCCGGTCGGGTTCATTTCGGCGTTGATCAACACCACGCCGATCGTGGCGATGCTGATCCCGGCGACCCGGGAACTCGAACAGCAGTCCGGCGTGCCGGCCCGCAGCGTGCTGCTGCCGATCGCGCACGCCACCACGCTGGCCGGATCGGCGACCCTGATCGGCACCAGCTCCAACCTGCTGATCGCCGGCCTGGCCGCCCCGGCCGGGGTCCAGCTGTCGATGTTCTCCTTCGTTCCGATCGCGGTGCCGGTGGCGCTGGTGGGCTGGGTGGTGTTGCTGATCACCGCCCGGCCGATGCTGCGCGGCGAACCTCGCGCCCGCGAGCGGGAGATGTCCTGGCGCGCGGAGATCCCGATCGCGCCGGGCGCCAACGCCGTCGGCCGGACCGCCGCCGAACTCGGCGTCTACGCCACCCCGGAGTTCGAACTCGTCGACCTGCAGCGCTGGGGCAAGCACACCGCGCCCGACAGCATCCTGGAAGAGGACGACGTGCTGGTCTACCGGGCCACCGAGTCCGGGGTCCGGATGCTGTGGGCCAGCCCGCGCTTCGGGCAGTCGCCGCAGGACCTCTACATGGTGTCGATCTCCACCGACGAGAACGCCACCATCCGCGACCTGGAGGAGGGCGAGGACGTCCAGGTGGTGGCCGCCGAGACCGAGAAGCTGCTGCGCGACACCGCCGCCCGACCCGGCGAGATGTGCATGGTCACCGCGAAATCCGCCGAGGTGCTCAACGAACATCCGCTGGTCGGGTTGTGGCAGAAGGTGGCGGGCAAGGCTCCCGAGACCCGCAAGACCTGGATCGCGCTGGGCGTCCTGCTGTCGGTCATCATCTCCGGGTCGCTCGGGCTGGCGCCGATCGAGCTGATCGCGGCCACCGGAGCGACGCTGATGGTGGTGACCGGCGTGCTCACCCCGCGCTCGGCGGTGCGGGCGCTGAACTGGAACATCCTGGCGATCATCGCCGGTTCGGTGGGTCTGGGCGTGATCGTCGTCAACAGCGGCCTGGGGAACTACATCTCCGACGCACTGCTGGCCGCGGGCGGCGGCAGCGTGGTGCTGCAGGTGGCGGCCATCGCGATCTCCACCGCCCTGCTGACCAATTTCGTCACCAACGCCGCCGCGGCGGCGATCCTCACACCGATGGCGTTGGTGGTGGCCGACACCATGGGCATGGACCCGGTGGGTCTGCTGACGCTGATCGGCACCTGCATCTCGTTCACGTTCCTCAACCCGTACAGCCACCAGTCCAACCTGATGGTGATGAAGCCGGGCCGCTACACCAACGCGACGTTCTTCAAATTCGGCCTGCCGCTGATCACCGCGTGCCTGGCCGCCGCGATCGGAATGGGTGTGCTGTTGCTCGCCTGA
- a CDS encoding PepSY-associated TM helix domain-containing protein, with product MPLTEVDRADTSASGRPGSTRAFFLRLHFYAGVLVGPFLLVAAVTGGLYAVAPTIEQWMYRDHLQAQTAGPSLPIADQVRAAQRARPDLAAVAVRPGESGLTTQVLFADPILEQSRRAVFVDPASGELQGDLAVYGSVNALPVRAWLSGLHRNLNLGEPGRLYSELAASWLWVVVLGGLYLWIGRYLRGRGRNRLLTVDRSATGRRRTLNWHGATGIWIATGLLFLSATGLTWSAYAGANVDKLRAALSWSTPAVSVSLTGSEGAEHDPDPHAGHGHGATAPSVPVVPTAPRVGELNRVLDTARAAGLGGPVEIAIPADTTTAFTVAQTRQPWVMSTNTVAVDGATGAVTDASWFADWPLAAKLAAWGIQLHMGTLFGLPNQLALLALAGALVAVIVGGYRMWWQRRPDRMRVGRPPRRGALAALAPGAAVAVLAAAALVGWFIPLLGLSLAGFVAADVAVGLLRRTV from the coding sequence TTGCCGCTCACCGAGGTAGACCGCGCCGACACGTCGGCCTCCGGACGACCGGGCAGCACCCGGGCCTTCTTCCTGCGGCTGCACTTCTACGCCGGCGTCCTGGTCGGGCCGTTTCTGCTGGTCGCCGCGGTGACCGGCGGGCTGTACGCCGTCGCGCCGACGATCGAGCAGTGGATGTACCGCGACCACCTGCAGGCGCAGACGGCGGGGCCGTCGCTGCCGATCGCCGACCAGGTCCGGGCCGCCCAGCGCGCCCGCCCCGATCTGGCCGCGGTGGCGGTGCGCCCGGGGGAGTCCGGCCTGACCACCCAGGTGCTGTTCGCCGACCCGATCTTGGAGCAATCGCGTCGCGCGGTGTTCGTCGACCCCGCCAGCGGGGAACTGCAGGGGGACCTCGCGGTCTACGGCAGCGTCAACGCTCTGCCGGTGCGGGCCTGGCTCAGCGGGCTGCACCGCAACCTGAACCTCGGCGAACCGGGCCGGCTCTACAGCGAACTCGCCGCGTCCTGGCTCTGGGTGGTGGTGCTCGGCGGGCTCTACCTGTGGATCGGGCGCTACCTGCGCGGCCGCGGACGCAATCGGCTGCTGACCGTCGACCGCTCGGCGACCGGACGCCGCCGCACCCTGAATTGGCATGGCGCAACCGGGATTTGGATCGCGACGGGCTTGCTGTTCCTATCCGCCACCGGCCTGACCTGGTCGGCCTATGCCGGCGCCAACGTGGACAAGCTGCGCGCCGCGCTGTCCTGGAGCACCCCGGCGGTGAGCGTCTCGTTGACCGGGAGCGAGGGCGCCGAGCACGACCCTGATCCGCACGCCGGGCACGGTCACGGGGCCACCGCGCCGAGCGTCCCCGTCGTGCCCACCGCGCCGCGAGTGGGCGAATTGAACCGGGTCCTCGACACAGCCCGTGCGGCAGGACTCGGCGGCCCGGTGGAGATCGCGATCCCCGCCGACACCACGACCGCGTTCACCGTCGCCCAGACCCGCCAGCCCTGGGTGATGTCCACCAACACCGTCGCCGTGGACGGCGCGACCGGCGCCGTCACCGACGCCAGCTGGTTCGCCGACTGGCCGCTGGCGGCGAAGCTGGCCGCCTGGGGCATCCAGCTGCACATGGGCACGCTGTTCGGGCTGCCCAATCAGCTGGCGCTGCTGGCGCTGGCCGGCGCGCTGGTGGCGGTCATCGTGGGTGGTTACCGGATGTGGTGGCAACGTAGGCCCGATCGGATGCGGGTGGGCCGCCCGCCGCGCCGCGGGGCGTTGGCAGCCCTGGCGCCGGGCGCCGCGGTCGCCGTGCTGGCCGCCGCCGCGCTGGTCGGTTGGTTCATCCCGTTGCTCGGCCTGAGCCTGGCCGGGTTCGTCGCCGCCGACGTGGCCGTGGGCCTGCTGCGCCGGACTGTGTGA
- a CDS encoding cutinase family protein, translated as MPSRAKMLSRLSFSGLLAAASVVPMVAFAAPAAADDCASVDLVFARGTNEAPGLGLVGDALANSLRSQLGGRSLSTYAVNYPASYNLLHTQDGANDARGHLAWMAQNCPNTQIVLGGFSQGAAAMAMLAGVPPVGDRIGSFGSAPALAPDLASNVSAVAVFGNPSRRFGSPLSGAGQFAGRTIDLCIAGDPICTDGGEDRAAHSNYEWAPYPDQAASFIAARV; from the coding sequence ATGCCTTCACGCGCGAAAATGCTGTCCCGTCTGAGCTTCAGCGGCCTGCTGGCCGCCGCCTCCGTCGTCCCCATGGTCGCGTTCGCGGCGCCGGCCGCCGCCGATGACTGCGCGAGCGTCGACCTGGTGTTCGCGCGGGGCACCAACGAGGCGCCCGGCCTGGGCCTGGTCGGCGACGCGCTGGCGAATTCGCTGCGGTCCCAGCTCGGCGGACGCAGCCTGAGCACCTACGCGGTGAACTACCCCGCCAGCTACAACCTGCTGCACACCCAGGACGGCGCGAACGACGCCCGCGGGCACCTGGCCTGGATGGCGCAGAACTGCCCGAACACCCAGATCGTGCTGGGCGGCTTCTCCCAGGGTGCGGCCGCCATGGCGATGCTGGCCGGGGTTCCGCCGGTCGGCGACCGGATCGGCTCCTTCGGTTCCGCGCCCGCGTTGGCCCCCGACCTGGCGAGCAATGTTTCGGCGGTGGCCGTGTTCGGCAACCCGAGCCGTCGTTTCGGCAGCCCGCTGAGCGGCGCCGGCCAGTTCGCCGGCCGCACCATCGACCTGTGCATCGCCGGTGACCCGATCTGCACCGACGGCGGCGAGGACCGCGCGGCGCACAGCAACTACGAGTGGGCCCCCTACCCGGACCAGGCGGCCAGCTTCATCGCCGCGCGCGTCTAA